In Geminocystis sp. NIES-3708, a single window of DNA contains:
- the amt gene encoding ammonium transporter: MTNLQWVLICAGLVFLMQPGFMCLESGLTRTKNNINVAVKNLADFGISVALFWMFGYGLMFGLSKGGIIGTTGFFINVDNDSNLGAFFLFQAMFCSTSTTIVSGAVAERLKFSSYIIASAIISGIIYPIFGHWAWNGMNSSQNGFIGWLGNLGFVDFAGCTVVHSIGAWVSFALLLIIGPRHGRFSVHKINGSNLPLSVLGVMLLWIAWFGFNGGSIFVFNDQVPRILVNTLMAGVAGMISGCFFGWQKYKMPEVEFLMNGTIAGLVSITACCHVVSTPEAFIIGAVGAYLMLFAKAQLEKRKIDDAVDAVAVHGVGGTWGILAVALFGQPELLGTGLNSFQQLLVQLLGIFVCFVWAFGMAWLLLNFVNRFFPLRVSLEDEDIGLNVSEHRAKTDVYDLLTIMDEQMKTQDLSLRVPVEPFTEVGHIATRYNQVIESLEKSTSQLQAGNLELAMAKEKAEIANQTKSVFLANMSHELRTPMNAILGFSQIMMRSQTLPEDHKENINIINRSGNYLLNLINNVLDLSKIEAGKMTLNEKNFDLYTLMNEIEDLLQLKAEEKELQLNFERDENVPRYIRTDETKLRQVLINLTNNAIKFTEEGGVNVLVYLTPYQPKNKDIIHITFAIEDTGAGIAEEDIGKVFEAFTQTEVGRNSQEGTGLGLPISRKFVQLMGGDISIKSTLGEGSIFSFEVVTQVIKLEEVEIEQRINSRHVIGLKSGQQNYRILVVDDRSMNRLLLIKLLQPLGFQLKEAANGQEAIEIWDDWKPHLIWMDMRMPVMDGYEATQYIKGTIKGNATAIIALTASVLEEEKAVILSAGCDDFIRKPFKESVIFDAMAKHLGVEYIYEEENQTMVVSTNEPLTLEDLQIMSPSWIQQLYQAAVDLDDDLILELIAQIPLEYKILIDKLTNLVDNFQLKKIRKLIE, from the coding sequence ATGACTAATCTACAATGGGTTTTGATTTGTGCTGGATTAGTCTTTCTTATGCAACCCGGATTTATGTGTTTGGAATCGGGATTGACGAGAACAAAAAACAACATCAATGTAGCAGTCAAAAATTTAGCAGATTTTGGTATTTCCGTTGCTTTATTTTGGATGTTTGGTTATGGCTTGATGTTTGGCTTAAGTAAAGGTGGAATAATTGGCACAACAGGATTTTTTATTAATGTGGATAATGACTCTAATCTAGGTGCTTTTTTTCTCTTTCAAGCTATGTTTTGTAGTACTTCAACAACCATCGTTTCGGGTGCAGTGGCGGAAAGATTAAAATTTAGTTCCTATATTATTGCTTCTGCTATTATTTCTGGCATTATATACCCTATCTTTGGTCATTGGGCATGGAATGGCATGAATAGCAGTCAAAATGGTTTTATTGGCTGGTTAGGTAATCTGGGTTTTGTGGATTTTGCTGGTTGTACTGTAGTTCATAGTATAGGTGCATGGGTATCATTTGCCCTTTTATTAATTATAGGTCCTCGTCATGGTCGTTTTTCTGTTCATAAAATTAATGGCTCAAATTTACCGTTATCAGTATTAGGAGTAATGTTGTTATGGATAGCATGGTTTGGTTTTAATGGAGGTAGTATTTTTGTTTTTAATGATCAAGTACCCAGAATTTTGGTGAATACTCTGATGGCTGGAGTAGCTGGTATGATTAGTGGTTGCTTTTTTGGATGGCAAAAGTATAAAATGCCCGAAGTTGAGTTTTTGATGAATGGTACTATTGCAGGTTTAGTTTCGATAACTGCTTGTTGTCATGTTGTTTCTACCCCTGAGGCTTTCATTATTGGGGCTGTCGGTGCTTACTTAATGTTATTTGCGAAAGCTCAATTAGAAAAACGAAAAATTGATGATGCGGTGGATGCCGTGGCAGTGCATGGAGTGGGTGGAACATGGGGAATTTTAGCTGTAGCACTATTTGGGCAACCTGAGTTATTAGGCACTGGTTTAAACTCTTTTCAACAGTTATTAGTACAGTTATTGGGTATTTTCGTCTGTTTTGTGTGGGCTTTTGGTATGGCTTGGTTATTACTTAATTTTGTTAACCGTTTTTTTCCTTTAAGGGTTTCTTTAGAAGATGAAGATATAGGGTTAAATGTATCTGAACATAGAGCAAAAACTGATGTTTATGATTTACTCACTATTATGGATGAGCAGATGAAAACTCAAGATCTTAGTTTACGTGTACCAGTTGAGCCTTTTACGGAAGTAGGACATATTGCTACTCGTTATAATCAAGTTATTGAATCTTTAGAAAAATCAACTTCTCAACTTCAAGCAGGAAATCTTGAATTAGCTATGGCAAAAGAGAAAGCAGAGATAGCTAATCAAACAAAAAGCGTTTTTTTGGCAAATATGAGTCATGAATTACGTACTCCTATGAATGCCATTCTTGGTTTTTCTCAAATTATGATGCGATCGCAGACGTTACCAGAAGATCATAAAGAGAATATAAACATCATTAATCGTAGTGGCAATTATTTATTAAATTTAATCAATAATGTTCTCGATTTGTCGAAGATAGAAGCAGGGAAAATGACCCTAAATGAGAAAAACTTTGATCTTTACACTTTAATGAATGAAATTGAAGATTTATTACAACTAAAAGCTGAAGAGAAGGAATTACAGCTAAATTTTGAGAGAGATGAGAATGTACCTCGTTATATTCGCACTGATGAGACAAAATTACGGCAAGTATTAATCAATTTGACGAATAACGCTATTAAATTTACGGAAGAAGGAGGAGTTAATGTATTAGTCTATTTAACCCCTTATCAACCAAAAAACAAAGATATAATTCATATCACTTTTGCCATAGAAGATACTGGTGCAGGAATTGCAGAAGAAGATATTGGGAAAGTTTTTGAAGCCTTTACTCAAACAGAAGTTGGTAGAAATAGCCAAGAAGGCACTGGTTTAGGATTACCTATTAGTCGAAAATTTGTTCAGTTAATGGGAGGAGATATAAGTATAAAAAGTACCTTGGGAGAAGGTAGTATTTTTAGTTTTGAAGTTGTTACCCAAGTAATAAAACTTGAAGAGGTAGAAATTGAACAACGGATTAATTCTCGTCATGTGATAGGCTTAAAATCTGGACAGCAAAACTATCGTATTCTTGTAGTTGACGATCGCTCAATGAATCGTTTATTACTGATAAAATTATTACAACCTTTAGGATTTCAATTAAAAGAAGCGGCAAATGGACAAGAAGCGATCGAAATATGGGATGATTGGAAACCTCATCTAATTTGGATGGATATGCGAATGCCTGTGATGGATGGTTATGAAGCAACCCAATATATCAAAGGTACAATTAAAGGTAATGCTACGGCTATTATTGCTTTAACGGCTAGTGTTTTGGAAGAAGAAAAAGCGGTAATTCTTTCTGCTGGGTGTGATGATTTTATCAGAAAACCTTTTAAAGAATCCGTTATCTTTGATGCAATGGCTAAACACTTAGGAGTTGAATATATCTATGAAGAAGAAAATCAAACTATGGTTGTTTCTACTAATGAACCTTTAACTCTTGAAGATTTACAAATTATGTCTCCATCATGGATACAACAATTATATCAAGCCGCAGTTGATCTGGATGATGATTTAATATTAGAATTGATTGCACAAATTCCCCTAGAATATAAGATTTTAATTGATAAATTAACTAATTTAGTTGATAACTTTCAACTCAAAAAAATAAGAAAACTTATAGAATAA
- a CDS encoding PleD family two-component system response regulator, with product MNVISGDFITYLQQELDRLYEQKATGELILSHGNISVTIFILAGRIQYVTDSKHRVRRWQRSISLHCHDWILPTQILNSQPWEYDFLYQGLSQKKITLNQAKSVIKTVAEECLSELALLPQIKAEWLEHDRIKSAFSYFLSLSLPEIHPVLNQIDQLHQEWRKNGLDKLRPSLAPNLLEKGKITINNVAQQKYLNGEFTIWDIALKLKQSIAKVAHSLINWEEKGLIEFKNINDLPAPIHKIVETTTTKKSAVVNPVTIPSEANSFDTSDNSKQSFLIACIDDSAIVIHNLRTILVPAGFEILSINEPMAGFGKLIEHKPDLILLDLNMPNANGYSVCKFLRETPVFVDTPIIILTAQDSSIDRTRAKLVGANDFINKPPEAQALIALINRYLKSSKKTGKNLASA from the coding sequence ATGAATGTAATATCTGGGGACTTTATTACTTATCTCCAACAGGAGTTAGATCGTTTATATGAACAAAAAGCAACTGGTGAATTAATATTGAGTCATGGAAATATTTCTGTTACCATTTTTATCTTGGCAGGAAGGATACAGTATGTTACTGATAGTAAACATCGGGTTAGACGTTGGCAACGTTCTATTTCACTACATTGTCATGATTGGATTCTCCCCACTCAAATATTAAATAGTCAACCTTGGGAGTATGATTTTTTATATCAAGGACTTAGTCAGAAAAAAATAACTCTCAACCAAGCAAAATCAGTCATTAAAACTGTTGCTGAAGAATGTTTATCAGAATTAGCTTTGCTACCACAAATTAAAGCAGAATGGCTAGAACATGATCGCATTAAATCAGCTTTTTCTTATTTTTTGAGTCTATCATTACCTGAAATTCATCCCGTTTTGAATCAAATAGATCAACTTCATCAAGAATGGCGTAAAAATGGTTTAGATAAATTACGACCTAGTTTAGCTCCCAATTTGTTAGAAAAAGGAAAAATAACCATTAATAATGTTGCCCAACAAAAATATTTGAATGGTGAATTTACAATTTGGGATATTGCTTTAAAGTTAAAACAATCTATCGCTAAAGTCGCTCATTCTTTAATTAATTGGGAAGAAAAAGGCTTAATTGAATTTAAAAATATCAATGATTTACCAGCTCCAATTCATAAAATAGTTGAAACAACAACAACCAAAAAATCCGCTGTGGTAAATCCTGTTACTATTCCTTCAGAAGCTAATTCTTTTGATACATCTGATAATTCCAAACAATCTTTTCTAATAGCGTGTATTGATGATAGTGCGATTGTTATTCATAATTTAAGAACAATTCTTGTACCCGCAGGATTTGAAATTTTAAGTATAAATGAACCGATGGCTGGTTTTGGCAAACTTATTGAACATAAACCTGATTTAATTTTATTAGATCTTAATATGCCTAATGCCAATGGTTATAGTGTCTGTAAATTTTTACGAGAAACTCCCGTTTTTGTTGATACACCAATCATTATTTTAACGGCACAAGATAGTAGTATTGATCGTACTCGTGCTAAATTAGTCGGTGCGAATGATTTTATCAACAAGCCTCCTGAAGCTCAAGCTCTAATTGCTTTAATTAATCGTTATTTAAAGTCTAGTAAAAAAACTGGAAAAAACTTAGCTAGTGCATAA
- a CDS encoding hybrid sensor histidine kinase/response regulator: protein MIEDEEIREIYKVSGAEHIENLERGLLTLEKDPHNTELLATLLREAHSLKGDSRVIGIKSVETISHRLEELMGRLKNGQLDWSNVLGEKMYSTVGALGKLVNEAVTDAPSGIDPNQLINRLSEFLIDTPSVNFSSDEFSSNQDQSNSDFTDNDHPLLLIEDEDLREIYQISSQEHLEQIRLQLGFLQENPDDQDSLEKLLTELESFELDSHVVEQDSIEVLIHKVKKTCEILKTTQLSFPQVAPFLIQGINAIASLVNQVTTGNVVLVNYERILGDLENLVVTGETANNDTDSSTKVVKDIAGIPQRRKEDLGIQDTIRVPMRYLDALMTHTGELTVTKTRLAHTGEKIRDLIYIWNDWKTRKNTNSALRRKVTEEKLDEIIHYLHSSVSENNTRLDLISRELDEKIRTLRLLPLSTIFLLFPRLVRDLAKEQGKQVDFIMEGGEITVDKQILEEMKDPLLHLLRNAVDHAIETTQERKQAKKDPIGKIWLKATRSGESIVLEIGDDGRGLDTEKIKQTAIKRKLYRAEDLALMGASQLRSLIFLPGFSTRNFVTEISGRGVGLDVVRTNIERLKGHITIDSNPNEGSVFRIQLRSTVATLNVMLFEVQGLIHGMPLEAISKTLLISNKDIYSLEGKTTITVDEKPVTLVKMADLLELPNLNLPTAQKQRQRQEKTFTPAILLTVEGQNLAFEVERLLEVLDVVIKPQSKLLKRVRNVVGATILGTGDVCMILNPNDLMKSVNKVHHTVMTLEQGDLEDEQGNFQKPLILLTEDSIAVRTQEKRILEKAGYEVVIAVDGMDGYNKLRNSGRNFDGIISDVEMPNLNGLEFTAKVRQHPEYKELPIILVTSLAKEEDKRKGAQAGANAYIIKDQFNQELLIETLDRLV, encoded by the coding sequence ATGATTGAAGACGAAGAAATCAGAGAAATATATAAAGTTTCAGGAGCAGAACATATTGAAAATTTGGAAAGAGGATTATTAACATTAGAAAAAGATCCTCACAATACAGAGTTGTTAGCAACTTTATTAAGAGAAGCCCACAGTCTTAAAGGAGATTCGAGGGTAATCGGGATTAAATCGGTAGAAACTATATCCCATCGTCTTGAAGAATTAATGGGGCGACTCAAAAATGGTCAACTTGATTGGTCAAATGTACTAGGAGAGAAAATGTATAGTACGGTGGGAGCTTTAGGAAAATTAGTCAATGAGGCTGTTACCGATGCACCTAGTGGTATTGATCCTAATCAGTTAATTAATCGTTTGAGCGAGTTTTTAATAGATACACCTTCAGTTAATTTCTCTTCTGACGAATTTTCATCTAATCAAGATCAAAGCAATAGTGATTTTACCGATAATGATCATCCCCTATTACTTATTGAAGATGAAGATTTACGGGAAATTTATCAAATTTCTAGTCAAGAACATTTAGAACAAATACGACTACAATTAGGCTTCTTGCAAGAAAATCCTGATGATCAAGATTCTTTAGAAAAGTTATTGACAGAGTTAGAAAGTTTTGAACTAGATTCTCATGTGGTTGAACAGGATTCCATTGAAGTTTTAATCCATAAAGTCAAAAAAACTTGTGAAATACTTAAAACTACTCAATTATCTTTTCCTCAAGTTGCACCTTTTCTTATTCAAGGAATAAATGCGATCGCTTCTTTAGTCAATCAAGTTACAACAGGAAATGTTGTCTTAGTCAATTATGAAAGAATATTAGGAGATTTAGAAAATTTAGTAGTAACTGGTGAGACTGCCAATAACGATACGGATTCTTCAACAAAAGTAGTTAAAGATATTGCTGGTATTCCTCAAAGAAGAAAAGAAGATCTTGGCATTCAGGATACCATTAGAGTCCCCATGCGTTATTTAGATGCTTTAATGACTCATACAGGGGAGTTAACAGTAACAAAAACCCGTCTTGCCCATACAGGAGAAAAAATTAGAGATTTAATTTATATCTGGAATGACTGGAAAACCCGTAAAAATACTAATTCGGCTCTAAGAAGAAAAGTTACCGAAGAAAAACTAGACGAAATTATCCATTACCTTCACAGTAGCGTTTCTGAAAATAATACTCGTTTAGACTTAATTTCACGGGAATTAGACGAAAAAATCCGTACTCTGCGTTTATTACCTCTTTCGACAATTTTCCTTCTTTTTCCTCGTTTAGTGAGGGATTTAGCTAAAGAACAAGGGAAACAAGTAGATTTTATCATGGAAGGAGGGGAGATTACTGTTGATAAGCAAATTTTAGAGGAAATGAAAGATCCTTTATTACACTTATTACGTAATGCGGTAGATCATGCCATTGAAACCACTCAAGAGAGAAAACAAGCCAAAAAAGATCCCATTGGCAAAATTTGGCTTAAAGCTACTCGTAGTGGTGAAAGTATTGTTTTGGAAATAGGAGACGATGGCAGAGGTTTAGACACAGAAAAAATTAAACAAACAGCCATTAAACGTAAACTTTATCGTGCAGAAGATTTAGCTTTGATGGGTGCAAGTCAATTGCGATCGCTAATCTTTTTACCCGGATTCTCTACCCGTAACTTTGTCACGGAAATATCAGGGCGTGGTGTTGGTTTAGATGTGGTGCGGACTAATATTGAACGGTTAAAAGGTCATATTACCATTGATTCTAACCCCAATGAGGGATCAGTATTTCGGATTCAATTACGCAGTACTGTTGCAACTCTTAACGTGATGTTATTTGAAGTACAAGGATTAATTCATGGTATGCCCCTAGAGGCAATTTCCAAAACATTATTGATAAGTAATAAGGATATTTATTCTCTGGAAGGAAAAACCACCATCACCGTTGACGAGAAACCCGTTACCCTCGTCAAAATGGCAGACTTATTGGAATTGCCGAACCTTAACCTTCCTACGGCACAAAAACAGCGACAAAGACAAGAAAAAACCTTTACTCCTGCCATCTTATTAACGGTAGAAGGACAAAATCTCGCCTTTGAAGTGGAAAGACTTCTTGAAGTTTTAGATGTGGTAATTAAACCTCAAAGCAAACTTTTAAAAAGAGTTCGTAATGTTGTAGGTGCAACGATTCTAGGCACAGGGGATGTGTGCATGATCCTTAATCCTAACGATCTCATGAAATCTGTTAATAAAGTTCATCATACGGTAATGACTTTAGAGCAAGGAGATTTAGAAGATGAGCAGGGAAATTTCCAAAAACCTTTAATTCTCTTAACTGAAGACTCTATTGCAGTTCGGACTCAAGAAAAACGTATTCTCGAAAAAGCTGGTTATGAAGTGGTGATTGCTGTTGATGGTATGGATGGTTATAACAAACTACGCAACAGTGGCAGAAACTTTGATGGCATTATTTCTGATGTAGAAATGCCTAACCTCAATGGTTTAGAGTTTACGGCTAAAGTGCGTCAACACCCTGAATATAAAGAATTACCGATTATTCTTGTTACTTCTCTAGCTAAAGAAGAAGATAAACGCAAAGGTGCTCAGGCGGGAGCAAATGCTTACATCATTAAAGATCAATTCAATCAAGAATTATTGATCGAAACTCTTGATCGCTTAGTGTAA
- a CDS encoding methyl-accepting chemotaxis protein, with protein sequence MSILQSKKLQTRILMGYTLPLGLLTLFALIMGVAIKNTSDVSMEIERSNHVIDNIRDSVIHTSRIVRSVRGAGLFPKEPRYVESYNVGVERLEDTLTKMDNGDIKDPQQKENWQKLVKEIEFKKTESEQIMNLIKAGKINEAIPQISELEMTSFDKIKDSMLERETKIIEDFNSKEEFVLKLTMTFIVVGLFGGVAGTLVFGNMIAKAITDEVKTAINNITASSNEIAATMEQQERTANLQAASVNETTTTMDELRASSHQSEEQAEAAAQAAQEVLQLADNGNQSVEETVATMIDLKNKVAAIADQIVRLSEQTNQIGNISSLVSDLSQQTNMLALNASVEAVRAGEHGKGFAVVAEEIRKLADQSRQSASNIGSLVSDIQNAINTTVMVTDEGTKTVNAGMNITERTANAFAGVLESVNNVAMNNQQIVLNIRQQGKAVQQVLEAMDSINQGAQENAAGLSQVKVGTQQLSHTAKELSAIV encoded by the coding sequence ATGAGTATTTTACAATCTAAAAAATTACAAACTCGCATTTTGATGGGCTATACTTTGCCTTTAGGTTTATTAACTTTATTTGCTTTAATCATGGGAGTCGCTATTAAAAATACCAGTGATGTCTCGATGGAAATAGAAAGATCAAATCACGTCATTGATAATATCAGAGATTCTGTTATTCATACTTCTCGTATTGTTCGTAGTGTCCGTGGTGCTGGGCTATTTCCCAAAGAACCTCGTTATGTGGAATCCTATAATGTAGGGGTAGAAAGATTAGAAGACACTCTGACTAAAATGGATAATGGAGATATAAAAGATCCTCAACAAAAAGAAAACTGGCAAAAATTGGTCAAAGAAATTGAGTTCAAAAAAACAGAAAGTGAGCAAATTATGAATCTCATCAAAGCAGGAAAAATAAATGAAGCAATTCCCCAAATTAGTGAATTAGAAATGACCAGTTTTGACAAAATAAAAGATTCAATGTTGGAACGTGAAACTAAAATTATCGAAGATTTTAATAGTAAAGAAGAATTTGTTTTAAAACTAACAATGACTTTTATTGTTGTGGGTTTATTTGGTGGTGTAGCAGGAACATTAGTTTTTGGTAATATGATCGCTAAAGCTATTACTGACGAAGTCAAAACGGCTATTAATAATATTACTGCTTCTTCTAACGAAATTGCAGCAACCATGGAACAACAAGAGCGTACAGCAAATCTACAAGCGGCTTCTGTTAATGAAACTACAACCACAATGGATGAGTTACGAGCTTCTTCTCATCAATCAGAAGAACAAGCCGAAGCAGCGGCTCAAGCGGCTCAAGAAGTTTTGCAATTAGCTGATAATGGTAATCAATCTGTAGAAGAAACCGTTGCTACCATGATTGACTTGAAAAACAAAGTTGCCGCCATCGCTGATCAAATTGTCAGATTATCAGAACAAACTAACCAAATTGGGAATATTTCATCTTTAGTCAGTGATTTATCTCAACAAACAAATATGTTAGCTTTGAATGCTTCTGTAGAGGCAGTAAGGGCAGGAGAACATGGAAAAGGTTTTGCTGTAGTTGCGGAAGAAATCCGTAAATTAGCAGATCAAAGTCGTCAATCAGCTTCTAATATTGGTAGCTTAGTTTCCGATATTCAAAATGCCATTAACACTACCGTTATGGTGACAGATGAAGGAACAAAAACCGTTAATGCTGGTATGAATATCACAGAGCGTACGGCTAATGCTTTTGCTGGAGTATTAGAATCTGTTAATAATGTGGCGATGAATAATCAACAAATTGTTCTAAATATTCGTCAGCAAGGTAAAGCGGTACAACAAGTTCTCGAAGCAATGGATAGTATTAATCAAGGTGCACAAGAAAATGCCGCAGGGCTTTCTCAAGTTAAAGTTGGTACACAACAGTTAAGCCATACTGCAAAAGAACTAAGTGCGATCGTCTAA
- the cheB gene encoding chemotaxis-specific protein-glutamate methyltransferase CheB has translation MTIKVLLVEDSPVASTIFKRMINSADDMSVVGTARTGIEALELMPKVKPDVICTDLMMPKMNGLELTRAIMSSTPKPILVISACVQDEDKNNVFQLLDAGAVDVFPKPRSGNIEDYEMITQKLLTRIRVLSGVKVFTKRSQNISPILTNNGIPVKINRDNTNNTVSSTFVKGIKVLAIASSTGGPQAFQEVLSQFPANFPVPVLCVQHISTGFLDGFINWLKQYCHLSVVVAQTGDSPRKGYIYFPPERQHLQLDAQGRFYCVEGVAVDGHCPSATVLFQNVARFYGSASIGVLMTGMGRDGALGLLTLKQKGAYTIAQDEATSIVFGMPQEAIRLGASKIVLPLPEIAPKIMEIIT, from the coding sequence ATGACAATCAAAGTGCTATTAGTCGAAGATTCACCAGTGGCTTCAACAATCTTCAAAAGAATGATTAATAGCGCTGATGATATGTCTGTAGTAGGCACAGCAAGAACAGGAATTGAGGCGTTGGAATTAATGCCTAAAGTTAAACCTGACGTTATTTGTACTGATTTAATGATGCCAAAAATGAACGGTTTAGAGTTAACACGGGCGATTATGAGTAGCACGCCAAAACCTATTTTAGTAATTAGTGCTTGTGTGCAGGATGAAGATAAAAATAATGTCTTTCAACTCCTTGATGCTGGTGCTGTAGATGTTTTTCCTAAACCTCGAAGCGGTAATATTGAAGATTATGAAATGATTACTCAAAAACTTCTGACCAGAATTAGGGTGTTATCTGGGGTAAAAGTTTTTACAAAACGTAGTCAAAATATTAGCCCCATTCTCACTAATAATGGTATTCCCGTAAAAATTAACCGTGATAATACTAATAACACTGTTTCTTCTACCTTTGTTAAAGGAATTAAAGTATTGGCGATCGCATCTTCTACTGGTGGTCCTCAAGCCTTTCAAGAAGTATTAAGTCAATTTCCAGCTAATTTTCCTGTCCCCGTATTATGTGTACAACATATTAGCACAGGATTTTTAGACGGATTCATCAACTGGTTAAAACAATACTGTCATTTATCAGTTGTGGTTGCACAAACGGGAGACTCACCCCGAAAAGGTTATATCTATTTTCCTCCCGAAAGACAACATTTACAATTAGATGCCCAAGGAAGATTTTACTGTGTTGAAGGTGTTGCCGTTGATGGTCATTGTCCTTCAGCTACCGTATTATTTCAAAATGTAGCTCGTTTTTATGGTTCTGCCAGTATTGGAGTTTTAATGACGGGAATGGGAAGAGATGGGGCTTTAGGGCTTTTAACTCTAAAACAAAAAGGAGCTTATACCATTGCTCAAGATGAGGCTACTAGCATTGTGTTTGGAATGCCTCAAGAAGCAATTCGGTTAGGTGCTAGTAAGATTGTGTTGCCTTTACCTGAAATTGCTCCCAAAATTATGGAAATCATTACTTAG
- a CDS encoding protein-glutamate O-methyltransferase CheR produces the protein MITETISPSLREEFVELIAKQTGIEIRSQNYGSMGDNILSRVQELKLSSPQNYYNLLVNSEGEEEWQKFVCLTTNKESYFFRDKGQFSLLRNTLLPELIRRNQRTKSLKICSAGCSTGQEPYSIGILLKELIPDLSSWNITILGIDINRESLAQGKKGFYNTWSFRQVEEDIKARYFKNSAGYYQLNEEIRQLVKFHQVNLARDIMPSFDSNLHDMDLIICRNVFIYFTESAIAHVIEKFFNTLKPNGYLMTGHAELNNNQVKAFQAKLFTESVVYQRRSGQFAHAQPSPSQSFKPTSFNSESITPIQTQNKIVSTSIKLSPSKNVKKSTIITEKIKKTSNTYEILLTEVEQLFKTKSYNLAQKKLEQILQEFPKNFEGTYLMAQLQANLGQYELAKKWCDKAITLNSFNPNPYHILANIAEEQGNLESAKKALKQVIYLEPNGVSAYINLANLYQQEGDLKRANKMQQSALKILQTLPKNTSILELGNISVEDLTIQLQQLLS, from the coding sequence ATGATTACGGAAACTATATCACCTTCTTTAAGGGAAGAATTTGTTGAATTAATAGCTAAACAGACGGGTATTGAAATCCGATCTCAAAATTATGGCTCTATGGGAGATAATATTTTAAGTCGAGTTCAAGAGTTAAAACTATCATCACCTCAAAATTACTATAATCTTTTAGTAAATTCTGAAGGAGAAGAAGAGTGGCAAAAATTTGTTTGTTTAACCACTAATAAAGAAAGCTATTTTTTTCGAGATAAGGGACAATTTTCTTTACTGCGCAACACTCTTTTACCTGAATTGATTCGTCGCAATCAACGCACAAAATCTTTAAAAATCTGTAGTGCTGGATGTTCTACAGGACAAGAACCTTATTCCATTGGAATTTTACTTAAAGAGTTAATTCCCGATTTATCTTCATGGAATATCACTATTTTAGGTATTGACATTAATAGGGAATCTCTTGCTCAAGGTAAAAAAGGATTTTATAATACATGGTCATTTCGGCAAGTGGAAGAGGATATAAAAGCTCGTTATTTCAAAAATTCCGCTGGTTATTATCAGCTTAATGAGGAGATTCGACAGTTAGTTAAATTTCACCAGGTTAACCTTGCAAGGGATATAATGCCCAGTTTTGACTCGAATTTGCATGATATGGACTTGATTATCTGTCGTAATGTTTTTATCTATTTTACCGAAAGTGCGATCGCCCATGTAATTGAAAAATTTTTTAATACTTTAAAGCCTAATGGATATTTAATGACTGGTCATGCCGAATTAAATAATAATCAGGTTAAAGCATTTCAAGCTAAACTTTTTACGGAATCAGTGGTTTATCAACGCCGTAGCGGACAATTTGCCCATGCACAACCTTCTCCTAGTCAATCTTTTAAACCTACATCTTTTAATTCAGAAAGCATAACACCAATACAAACACAAAATAAAATTGTTTCAACATCTATTAAACTGAGTCCATCGAAAAATGTCAAAAAATCAACAATAATCACAGAAAAGATCAAAAAAACATCGAATACTTATGAAATTTTATTGACAGAAGTTGAACAATTATTTAAAACGAAATCTTATAATTTAGCTCAAAAAAAATTAGAGCAAATATTGCAAGAATTTCCTAAGAATTTTGAAGGTACTTATTTAATGGCACAATTACAGGCGAATTTAGGTCAATATGAGTTAGCAAAAAAATGGTGTGATAAAGCAATTACTCTTAATAGTTTTAACCCTAATCCCTATCATATATTAGCGAATATTGCTGAGGAGCAAGGAAATTTAGAAAGTGCAAAAAAAGCTTTAAAACAAGTCATTTATCTTGAACCTAATGGAGTATCAGCTTACATTAATTTAGCTAATTTATATCAACAAGAAGGAGATTTGAAAAGAGCAAATAAAATGCAACAATCAGCACTAAAAATTTTACAAACATTACCTAAAAATACCTCAATTTTAGAATTAGGTAATATTTCTGTAGAAGATTTAACGATTCAATTACAACAATTATTATCATGA